A genomic region of Raphanus sativus cultivar WK10039 chromosome 6, ASM80110v3, whole genome shotgun sequence contains the following coding sequences:
- the LOC108847555 gene encoding receptor like protein 26-like, whose protein sequence is MSQPYLHLRLLSVLLVLYCILFASSVLMITALVCRPDQIQALMQFKSEFESSGCNRSVYLNGVQCHNTTGAVTKLQLPSGCFTGTLKPNSSLFGFKHLRYLNLSHNNFTSSSLPSEFSSLIRLEVLSLSSNSFIGQVPSSFSNLIHLTHLNLSHNELTGSFPLVTNLTKLSFLDFSYNQFSGTIPSDLLLTVPFLSHLDLKKNRFTGTFEVTNSSYRLVYLSLGQNQFEGKILKPISNLINLNHLDVSSLNTSYPIDLNIFSPLKSLLVLHLSRNRLLPSSLNSSDIPLRLESLVMPRCDITEFPNIFKTLQKLQHVDISSNRIQGKIPEWLWKLPHLSLVNLVNNSFTGFEGSSSHVLLNSSVQLLDFAYNSMTGEFPLPPPNIIYLSAWNNSFTGNIPLQVCNRSSLAVLDLSYNKFTGPIPQCLSKLKILNLRKNNLEGSIPDDFYNGALTQTLDVGYNRLTGKLPRSLLNCSFLRFLSVDNNRIEDTFPFCLKALPNLQVFTLRSNRFFGHLSPPDQGPLSFPELRILELSDNKFTGSLPPSFFVNWKASSLKMDEDGQIYMGDYKHAYYVYEDTLDLQYKGLFMEQGKVLTSYNTIDFSGNKLQGHIPESIGLLKALIALNLSNNAFTGHIPLSLANVTELESLDLSRNHLSGTIPRELGSLSFLAYISVAHNQLRGEIPQGPQFSGQAESSFEGNTGLCGLPLRGSCFAPPKQLQPEGEDEEEEGALNWKAVVIGYGPGLLFGLLLAHVTASYKPKWYLKIFGLDKEVKPVRVFMSLDSRWDSYNNHVERDSDT, encoded by the coding sequence ATGTCGCAACCTTATCTCCATTTGCGTCTTCTCTCTGTACTCTTAGTACTCTACTGTATCCTCTTCGCTTCAAGCGTCTTAATGATCACTGCTCTTGTTTGTCGTCCGGACCAGATCCAAGCTCTCATGCAATTCAAGTCCGAGTTTGAATCCAGCGGTTGCAACCGCAGTGTCTATCTCAACGGTGTCCAGTGCCATAACACGACTGGTGCAGTCACGAAGCTCCAGCTCCCTAGTGGCTGCTTCACTGGAACTCTCAAACCCAACAGTAGCCTCTTTGGCTTCAAGCACCTTCGCTACCTAAATCTCTCTCACAACAACTTCACGTCTTCTTCACTTCCTTCTGAGTTCAGCAGTCTCATAAGATTAGAGGTTTTGTCTCTTTCCTCTAATAGCTTCATTGGTCAAGTCCCTTCCTCATTTAGTAACTTAATCCATCTCACCCATTTAAACCTTTCACACAATGAGCTCACTGGTAGTTTCCCACTTGTGACAAATCTCACCAAACTCTCGTTTTTAGACTTTTCTTACAATCAATTCTCAGGAACCATACCTTCTGATCTACTACTCACTGTGCCCTTCTTGTCTCATCTTGATTTAAAAAAGAATCGTTTCACTGGTACTTTTGAAGTTACAAACTCTTCATATAGGCTAGTGTATTTATCCCTAGGCCAAAACCAATTTGAAGGAAAAATCCTTAAGCCTATCTCAAATCTCATCAACCTCAACCATCTTGACGTTTCATCCCTAAACACAAGCTACCCAATAGACTTGAACATCTTCTCCCCTCTCAAATCTTTGTTGGTGCTTCACCTCTCTAGAAACAGGTTACTACCATCAAGTCTAAATTCTTCAGACATCCCATTGAGATTAGAAAGCTTAGTCATGCCACGGTGTGACATAACCGAGTTCCCAAACATCTTTAAAACCCTTCAAAAATTGCAGCATGTAGACATTTCCAGCAACAGAATCCAAGGAAAAATCCCCGAATGGCTCTGGAAACTTCCTCATCTCAGCCTAGTCAATCTCGTGAACAATTCTTTCACCGGTTTCGAAGGCTCTTCTTCACATGTTTTACTCAACTCGTCAGTGCAGTTACTAGATTTTGCATATAACTCCATGACAGGAGAGTTCCCTCTTCCACCACCTAACATCATCTACTTGTCGGCGTGGAACAATAGCTTCACAGGGAACATACCTCTCCAAGTTTGCAACCGTAGCTCTCTCGCCGTTCTTGATCTCTCCTACAACAAATTCACCGGTCCAATACCTCAGTGTTTGAGTAAGTTAAAGATACTAAACCTCAGGAAGAACAACTTGGAAGGAAGTATACCTGATGATTTCTACAACGGCGCTTTGACACAGACGCTTGACGTTGGCTACAATAGATTAACCGGGAAGCTTCCGAGATCGCTTTTAAATTGCTCCTTTCTGAGGTTTCTAAGCGTTGACAACAACAGAATCGAAGACACGTTTCCTTTCTGCCTCAAGGCTCTACCAAACTTGCAAGTCTTTACTCTTCGTTCAAACAGATTCTTTGGTCATCTCTCTCCTCCTGATCAAGGTCCTCTCTCGTTCCCCGAGCTGCGTATACTTGAATTATCAGATAATAAATTTACCGGAAGCTTGCCACCAAGTTTCTTTGTTAACTGGAAAGCATCATCACTCAAGATGGATGAAGATGGGCAAATTTATATGGGAGACTACAAGCATGCTTATTACGTCTATGAAGATACTTTGGATCTGCAATACAAAGGTCTATTCATGGAGCAAGGGAAGGTCCTTACTTCGTACAACACCATTGATTTCTCTGGAAACAAACTCCAAGGACATATTCCTGAATCCATTGGTCTTTTAAAGGCATTGATTGCGCTCAACTTATCAAACAACGCCTTCACAGGCCACATTCCTCTGTCTTTGGCAAATGTTACGGAGCTCGAGTCGCTAGACCTGTCAAGAAACCATTTGTCGGGGACTATTCCTAGGGAACTCGGGAGCCTCTCGTTTTTGGCGTACATAAGTGTGGCTCATAACCAGCTCAGAGGTGAAATACCACAAGGACCACAGTTTAGTGGGCAAGCTGAGTCATCATTTGAAGGGAATACAGGTCTATGTGGTCTTCCTCTCCGAGGAAGTTGCTTTGCGCCACCAAAACAACTACAGCCTGAgggagaagatgaggaagaggaaggagCGTTGAACTGGAAAGCAGTGGTGATAGGGTATGGGCCtggattgttgtttggattgttATTAGCTCATGTTACTGCTTCGTACAAGCCAAAGTGGTATCTCAAGATATTTGGTCTGGATAAGGAAGTAAAACCAGTTAGAGTATTTATGTCTTTGGATTCAAGATGGGATAGTTATAATAATCATGTAGAACGTGATAGTGATACGTAA